The following are encoded together in the Bacteroidales bacterium MB20-C3-3 genome:
- a CDS encoding ATP-binding protein encodes MKSPKIIIERESYIKRIVPFMRKSVVKVLIGHRRVGKSYILFQLIEFIKREEPLANVIYINKEDIEYSEIKDFRDLNQYIISKSCKEKMNYIFIDEIQEIADFRIAIRSLALDENNDIYITGSNSNLFSSDLANEFGGRYVEFVIYSLSYLEFINFHKLQNDDSSLELYTHYGGLPYLMHLPLKEDVVMEYINGIYSTIVLRDVVQRKGIRNTIFLEQLIRFLAGNVGNLFSSKKISDFLKNQKVEISPNQVSEYANSLSEAFVVHRLGRYDIIGKRHFERGEKYYFENLGIKNAVAGYKRQDRAGRLENLVCNHLLYCGYDVKVGSFDNEEIDFVCTKSGETIYVQVAIELTREDTISREFGNLLKIKDNYPKIVVSGEKSFENSYEGIEHIYIRDFLSSTLTHSVLK; translated from the coding sequence ATGAAAAGTCCAAAAATAATAATTGAAAGAGAGTCTTATATTAAGAGGATTGTGCCATTTATGAGAAAATCTGTGGTAAAAGTTCTGATTGGGCATAGAAGGGTGGGGAAAAGCTACATTCTCTTTCAGCTCATTGAGTTTATTAAGCGGGAGGAGCCCCTTGCAAATGTTATCTACATTAACAAAGAGGATATTGAGTATTCAGAAATCAAAGATTTTAGGGATCTCAATCAATATATCATTTCAAAATCCTGCAAGGAGAAGATGAACTATATATTTATAGATGAGATACAGGAGATAGCAGACTTTAGAATTGCTATCCGGTCTCTGGCGCTGGATGAAAACAATGATATTTACATCACCGGTAGTAATTCAAATTTATTTTCAAGTGATCTTGCAAATGAATTTGGAGGCCGATATGTTGAGTTTGTTATCTATAGTTTATCATATTTAGAATTTATAAATTTTCACAAACTTCAAAACGATGACTCCTCCTTAGAGCTTTACACACATTATGGCGGGCTTCCTTATTTGATGCATTTGCCCCTGAAAGAAGATGTGGTAATGGAGTATATCAATGGCATATACTCTACAATTGTACTCAGAGATGTTGTACAAAGGAAAGGGATAAGGAATACAATTTTCCTGGAACAACTCATAAGATTTCTCGCCGGAAATGTCGGGAATCTCTTTTCATCAAAAAAAATAAGCGATTTTCTTAAAAATCAGAAGGTAGAGATATCTCCCAATCAAGTATCAGAATATGCAAATTCTCTATCTGAAGCATTTGTTGTACACCGTCTGGGAAGATATGACATTATTGGTAAAAGACACTTTGAAAGAGGCGAGAAGTATTATTTTGAAAATCTTGGGATAAAAAATGCCGTAGCGGGATACAAAAGACAGGACAGAGCAGGGAGGTTAGAAAATCTTGTGTGTAATCACTTGCTATACTGTGGATATGATGTTAAAGTAGGTTCTTTTGATAACGAAGAAATTGATTTTGTTTGTACTAAATCAGGAGAGACAATTTATGTACAGGTTGCAATTGAGTTGACCAGAGAGGATACAATCAGCAGGGAGTTTGGTAACCTTCTTAAAATTAAAGACAACTACCCAAAAATTGTAGTATCTGGTGAGAAATCATTTGAAAATAGTTATGAGGGAATTGAGCATATTTATATCAGGGATTTTTTGTCTTCAACTTTGACTCACTCAGTCCTTAAGTAA
- a CDS encoding glycosyl hydrolase family 18 protein gives MTKKLLPAIFIAAALLAIPLSCEKEPVPQPKPEEKPYVPAPLKEGRVALAYVTYWGTLIPDARIITHINYAFAELYVRNGEYQGFKLQGNESRFKQIVDLKKQFPHLKILVSFTHVVDNYDNIQGGGFSAVAKSDEYRKAFAQDCLEFIEKWGIDGIDIDWEFPGLSWSGAASDPAVDVQNHILLMKQLRETLGSRYLLTYAGYVMDKRAVTGGYRYIDVKAVDQYVDFVNIMTYDMDAAPKHHSALSDSRAYWDCTRAVSAYRNAGVEYNKMVLGIPFYGRHSYSEKPQSLNYSAILALDKAVYKIDNWDSFSKTPYVTKSGVFFCGYDNTQSIENKANWAKGLGLKGMMYWQYDADDAKGTLRKAVWESVMK, from the coding sequence ATGACAAAAAAACTTCTCCCTGCAATATTCATTGCAGCAGCCTTGCTGGCAATCCCGCTCAGTTGCGAAAAAGAGCCTGTTCCACAACCAAAACCTGAAGAGAAACCATATGTACCGGCACCCCTTAAAGAGGGAAGGGTTGCACTGGCCTATGTTACATACTGGGGGACACTCATTCCTGATGCAAGAATTATTACCCACATAAACTACGCCTTTGCAGAGCTTTATGTAAGGAATGGAGAATACCAGGGATTTAAACTCCAGGGTAATGAGAGCAGATTCAAGCAGATTGTTGATCTGAAAAAGCAATTTCCTCATCTAAAAATACTGGTATCATTCACCCATGTAGTAGACAATTATGACAATATCCAGGGCGGAGGATTCTCTGCTGTTGCCAAGTCAGACGAATACCGCAAAGCATTTGCTCAGGATTGTCTTGAATTTATTGAAAAATGGGGAATAGACGGAATTGACATAGACTGGGAGTTTCCCGGTCTCTCATGGAGCGGAGCAGCATCTGACCCGGCAGTGGATGTACAGAACCACATTCTTCTTATGAAACAGCTTAGAGAGACCCTTGGAAGCCGATACCTTCTCACATACGCAGGATATGTCATGGATAAACGAGCTGTCACCGGAGGTTACCGATACATTGATGTAAAGGCAGTTGACCAGTATGTAGATTTTGTTAACATTATGACATACGATATGGATGCAGCACCAAAACACCACTCGGCATTAAGCGATTCAAGAGCTTACTGGGACTGCACCCGAGCTGTAAGCGCATACAGAAATGCAGGAGTTGAATATAATAAGATGGTTCTGGGAATTCCATTCTACGGAAGGCACTCCTATTCCGAGAAGCCTCAGTCGCTTAACTACAGCGCCATTCTGGCCCTTGACAAAGCAGTGTATAAAATTGATAACTGGGACTCTTTTTCCAAAACCCCATATGTCACAAAAAGCGGAGTCTTCTTCTGCGGTTATGACAACACTCAGAGCATTGAGAACAAAGCTAACTGGGCAAAAGGGCTCGGCCTTAAAGGAATGATGTACTGGCAGTATGATGCCGATGATGCCAAAGGCACCCTTCGCAAAGCAGTGTGGGAATCAGTGATGAAATAG
- a CDS encoding FkbM family methyltransferase, whose amino-acid sequence MYESIKRRVLNKCAYYTSLVKLIPILRKVEDSFLFIDCGANVGDISSLFLSRGAKVIAFEPDLLAFSRLQKRFSGAQRIELINKAVADSDGKAMFYYHKERLKSEGVEFTVSSSLLREKINVDGEHGIEVEIVDLCKYIDDLGRKVDILKMDIEGEEIAVLNKMIAQNTYNKVGLILVETHETKIPGHREKVAALKRRIHEEGITNIKLNWI is encoded by the coding sequence ATGTATGAATCTATAAAAAGGAGAGTTCTCAATAAATGTGCATACTATACAAGTTTGGTAAAACTTATACCTATACTTAGAAAAGTTGAAGACTCTTTTCTCTTTATTGATTGCGGGGCAAATGTTGGAGATATAAGTTCCCTCTTTTTATCAAGAGGTGCAAAGGTTATTGCTTTTGAACCGGATCTGCTTGCTTTTTCCAGACTTCAGAAAAGGTTTTCCGGAGCTCAGAGGATAGAGTTAATAAATAAAGCTGTTGCCGATTCAGATGGTAAGGCAATGTTCTACTATCATAAAGAGAGGCTAAAAAGTGAAGGCGTTGAGTTTACCGTAAGCTCCTCTCTTCTGAGGGAGAAGATAAATGTTGACGGTGAGCATGGAATTGAGGTTGAGATTGTAGATTTATGCAAATATATTGATGATCTGGGCAGAAAAGTGGATATTCTTAAAATGGATATAGAGGGGGAGGAGATAGCTGTTCTAAATAAAATGATTGCCCAGAACACTTACAATAAAGTGGGCTTAATTCTGGTAGAAACCCACGAAACTAAAATCCCCGGCCACAGAGAGAAGGTAGCTGCACTGAAAAGGAGAATTCATGAGGAGGGTATTACTAATATTAAGCTTAACTGGATTTAA
- a CDS encoding S9 family peptidase, which translates to MKTIVKLITMGSLMVLAASCGPKKQEILKQSDFPKPPVAQIIPQVFNEFGNERTDNYYWIRDKNNPAVIEYLTLENNYTDSVMASTKGLQETIYNEIIGRIKDVDESYPVLMNGYNYYSRTETGKQYRVYLRKSNTPEAVEELLFDVNLMAEGKKAMRFAGYSISPDNKLAAYSFNETGSFADYTIKVKNLEKGDDLGVNIPMATSYEWANDNKTLYYVLVDNALRPYKVMRHKLGSMGSDEVIFTENDARYNVYLSKTKTDKEIFIISSSTYTTEYLSLDASNPSAKPVVFLPREQGVDYSVIAHSDKYFLRYKDNNNLNGMVYELPLTGFRDKSTWKVFIAHDPQVRLEGIDVLKDYVVVDLRKNGLNQFKYFSLRDSSTGEITFPEPVYSAGLNGNPEFDATTVRYNYTSLNRPSTLYEYDLAKGESMKLKEQEIPSGFNADNYTVERVWAKAQDGVEVPMAIVYKKGLKMNGKNPALLYSYGSYGSSSDVYFSPSYYSLIDRGFVLAIAQIRGGSDLGEQWYEDGKLLKKKNTFTDFIACAEKLIADKYTSAEKLAGMGGSAGGLLVGAVANMRPDLFNTIVAHVPFVDVINTMLDTSLPLTTQEYEEWGNPNEEEYYKYMLSYSPYDNVTAQNYPNILATGGLNDSQVGFHEPAKWVAKLRSLKTDNNIILLHTNMESGHGGATGRYDRVKETAFEWAFILNRVGIDK; encoded by the coding sequence ATGAAGACAATCGTTAAGCTAATTACAATGGGGAGCCTAATGGTGCTGGCAGCATCGTGCGGACCCAAAAAACAAGAGATATTGAAACAATCAGACTTTCCAAAACCACCTGTAGCTCAAATTATACCTCAGGTATTCAATGAATTTGGCAATGAGAGAACGGACAACTACTACTGGATAAGGGATAAAAATAATCCGGCAGTAATTGAATACCTTACCCTTGAGAATAACTATACAGACTCCGTAATGGCCTCAACAAAGGGACTTCAGGAGACCATTTATAATGAGATTATCGGAAGAATAAAGGATGTAGACGAGAGCTATCCGGTTCTTATGAACGGCTATAACTACTATAGCAGAACCGAGACCGGAAAACAATACAGAGTCTACCTCAGAAAGTCAAATACCCCGGAGGCTGTTGAAGAGCTCCTCTTTGATGTTAACCTGATGGCAGAGGGTAAAAAGGCTATGAGATTTGCAGGATACAGCATCAGTCCGGACAACAAACTTGCAGCATACTCATTTAACGAAACAGGTTCCTTTGCAGACTACACAATCAAAGTTAAAAACCTTGAAAAGGGAGATGATCTTGGTGTAAATATCCCTATGGCCACTTCATATGAATGGGCAAACGACAACAAAACTCTCTACTATGTACTTGTAGACAACGCACTCCGTCCATACAAAGTCATGAGGCACAAACTGGGGAGCATGGGAAGTGATGAGGTAATCTTCACCGAGAACGATGCCAGATATAATGTGTATCTTTCAAAGACTAAAACAGATAAAGAGATATTTATTATCTCTTCAAGCACATATACAACAGAGTACCTTTCACTGGACGCATCAAACCCATCGGCAAAACCTGTTGTATTCCTCCCTCGCGAACAGGGTGTGGACTACTCTGTAATTGCTCACAGCGATAAATATTTCTTAAGATACAAAGACAATAACAACCTTAACGGAATGGTTTATGAACTTCCGCTAACAGGATTCAGAGACAAATCTACCTGGAAGGTATTTATAGCACACGACCCTCAGGTTAGGCTTGAAGGAATAGATGTTTTAAAGGATTATGTTGTTGTTGACCTTAGAAAGAATGGCCTGAACCAGTTTAAATATTTCTCATTAAGAGACAGTTCTACAGGAGAGATTACATTCCCTGAACCTGTCTACAGCGCAGGTCTTAACGGGAACCCTGAGTTTGACGCCACAACTGTAAGATACAACTACACCTCACTTAACAGACCAAGTACTCTTTACGAGTATGACCTTGCAAAAGGTGAGAGCATGAAACTCAAAGAGCAGGAGATCCCTTCAGGATTCAACGCAGACAACTATACTGTTGAGAGAGTATGGGCCAAAGCTCAGGATGGCGTAGAGGTTCCAATGGCTATCGTGTACAAAAAGGGGCTTAAAATGAATGGTAAAAATCCTGCCCTCCTCTATTCATACGGCAGTTACGGATCAAGCTCAGATGTATATTTCAGCCCTTCCTACTATAGCCTTATAGACCGGGGCTTTGTACTGGCCATTGCCCAGATCCGCGGAGGAAGCGACCTTGGCGAGCAGTGGTATGAGGATGGCAAATTGCTCAAAAAGAAAAATACATTTACAGACTTCATAGCCTGTGCCGAGAAGCTTATCGCTGACAAATACACATCGGCAGAGAAACTTGCCGGAATGGGAGGAAGTGCCGGCGGGCTACTGGTTGGTGCAGTAGCCAATATGAGGCCGGACCTCTTCAACACTATCGTTGCCCATGTGCCTTTTGTTGATGTTATTAACACAATGCTTGACACATCTCTGCCACTGACAACTCAGGAGTATGAAGAGTGGGGCAACCCTAACGAAGAGGAGTATTATAAATATATGCTCTCGTACTCACCATACGACAATGTTACTGCTCAGAACTACCCCAATATTCTTGCCACAGGCGGACTTAACGACTCTCAGGTAGGGTTCCACGAACCGGCAAAATGGGTTGCAAAACTAAGGTCACTCAAGACCGATAACAACATCATTCTGCTACATACAAATATGGAGTCCGGCCATGGCGGAGCAACCGGCAGATACGACAGAGTGAAGGAGACTGCTTTTGAGTGGGCGTTTATTTTAAACAGAGTTGGAATTGATAAATAA
- a CDS encoding CoA pyrophosphatase has protein sequence MINKLLLPGKDAHIRLAPHQRRADMSLDIPPPPDARESAVLLLLIPDIACTWRVLIILRNSYNGIHSAQAALPGGKRDLTDSTLYETALREAREEMGILPNQVETIGFLTKLYVPPSNFIIYPLLAISRQEIHYKPDPREVVRYTTIPINLLNPDLAITKHFQSPTGEWLTAPGYDYDNLFIWGATAMILSELYHLSEQGHLNPLL, from the coding sequence TTGATAAATAAACTTCTATTACCGGGTAAAGATGCACATATCCGCCTTGCTCCTCACCAGAGGAGGGCGGATATGTCTCTTGATATCCCACCCCCTCCAGATGCCAGAGAATCTGCCGTTCTTCTCCTACTTATACCTGACATCGCCTGCACCTGGAGAGTTCTTATAATTCTCAGAAACAGCTATAACGGCATACACTCTGCACAAGCGGCACTACCAGGCGGCAAAAGAGATTTAACAGACTCCACTCTTTATGAAACAGCCCTCAGAGAGGCTCGTGAAGAGATGGGCATTCTCCCTAATCAGGTAGAAACTATCGGCTTTTTGACAAAGCTCTATGTTCCCCCAAGCAATTTTATTATATACCCCCTCCTTGCCATATCACGGCAGGAAATTCATTACAAACCGGACCCCAGGGAGGTTGTCAGATATACAACTATTCCCATCAATCTTTTAAATCCAGATCTTGCAATTACCAAACATTTTCAAAGCCCCACCGGAGAGTGGCTTACCGCCCCCGGCTACGATTACGACAATCTATTTATCTGGGGCGCCACCGCTATGATTCTTAGCGAACTCTACCATCTCTCAGAGCAGGGTCATCTCAATCCACTTCTATAA
- a CDS encoding serine hydrolase domain-containing protein, which produces MKNFKNYCHLHKFAQVAIFALILFATSCSKEEIPETTSNLNSITSFYFSKSDNPSLSGEVPSVVAGRVIYLTIPEGISLSGLKPGFTISPKATISYNGSEISSGKSLIDFSNTVTLKVKSQSGKIADYKILVQTGKANFDNVLYSFMGKYSIPGVSYAITKDEEIVYSKGLGFAIAESDTRATPGHLYRLASVSKQFTSLCIMKLMERGEISLDQKVFGSSGILSSEFPGVTERAARVTVRHLLEHTSGWTSNPDPMFTSSFSGQTLTQRVEYVLKSNQSEPGTAFSYFNMGFGMLGMIIEKISGKKYEAFLKEILAEAGVTDIHVGGDRAGRRANEVVYYSQDGTNGYGNDMNVIAAAGGVIASIEEMMKLMFHIDGRPKVADIIQPATRGIMLTPSAVYNRYALGWRCNHSSLFSGSWYHSGNLAGTASMWVMGADGYNCVVLCNSRSYIDDFDDSMYVMLNNLLKMASSTWQ; this is translated from the coding sequence ATGAAAAACTTCAAAAACTATTGCCATCTGCACAAATTTGCGCAGGTGGCAATTTTTGCCCTTATTCTATTTGCAACATCCTGTTCTAAGGAGGAGATTCCTGAGACAACAAGCAATCTCAACTCCATAACATCTTTCTACTTCTCAAAATCTGATAACCCGTCCCTCTCTGGTGAGGTGCCGAGTGTAGTAGCGGGTAGAGTTATATACTTAACTATTCCTGAGGGAATCTCCCTCTCCGGACTCAAGCCCGGCTTTACGATCTCTCCAAAGGCTACCATTTCTTACAATGGTTCTGAAATATCAAGCGGGAAGAGTTTAATTGATTTTTCAAACACTGTAACACTAAAGGTTAAATCTCAAAGCGGAAAGATTGCAGATTATAAAATACTGGTACAGACTGGAAAAGCTAACTTTGACAATGTACTCTACTCATTTATGGGTAAGTATTCAATTCCGGGAGTATCATATGCAATTACCAAGGATGAGGAGATTGTATACAGTAAGGGGCTCGGCTTTGCAATTGCAGAGAGTGATACCCGGGCAACTCCCGGCCACCTTTACAGATTGGCAAGTGTCTCAAAACAATTTACCTCATTATGTATAATGAAATTAATGGAGAGGGGGGAAATTTCTCTTGATCAGAAGGTCTTTGGTTCATCAGGGATTCTATCTTCAGAATTTCCCGGAGTAACAGAGAGAGCAGCCAGGGTTACAGTAAGACATCTGCTTGAGCATACCAGCGGATGGACCAGTAATCCGGATCCAATGTTTACCTCATCTTTCTCCGGTCAGACTCTGACCCAAAGGGTAGAGTATGTTCTTAAATCTAATCAGAGTGAACCCGGAACAGCCTTCAGCTATTTTAACATGGGATTTGGAATGCTGGGGATGATAATTGAAAAAATTTCAGGGAAAAAGTATGAGGCTTTTCTCAAGGAGATTTTAGCAGAAGCGGGAGTGACTGATATTCATGTAGGTGGTGACAGGGCAGGCCGCAGAGCAAATGAGGTTGTCTACTATTCTCAGGATGGAACCAACGGATACGGAAATGATATGAATGTCATTGCAGCGGCAGGGGGTGTTATTGCATCTATAGAGGAGATGATGAAACTTATGTTCCATATTGACGGCAGACCAAAGGTTGCTGATATTATTCAGCCGGCAACAAGAGGTATAATGCTCACTCCATCAGCTGTATATAATAGGTATGCACTCGGATGGCGGTGTAACCACAGCTCTCTCTTCTCCGGCTCCTGGTATCACTCCGGTAACCTGGCAGGTACAGCATCAATGTGGGTTATGGGTGCAGACGGATATAATTGTGTGGTGCTCTGTAACTCCAGGTCCTATATTGATGATTTTGACGACTCCATGTATGTAATGCTCAACAATCTCCTTAAGATGGCATCCTCAACCTGGCAATAA
- a CDS encoding aminopeptidase P family protein, with protein sequence MFSKDVYAKRRRELASRIKSGVLLFLGNSEAGINYIGNTYRFRQDSTFLYFFGLDEPDLSAVIDIDSGEEIIFGNDVTIDDIIWMGPQPLMSEKASLVGVRNVRPAAQLEEYLSRAKSLGRDVHFLPPYRYYNQIQLFKLLQAPFDKQRELASEEFIKGVVALREIKDSLEIAELDKAADIGYAMHYTAMRMAKPGIVEQELVGLMEGIAISNGHMPSFPIILSQNGETLHNHTHHQTLTDGRLLVIDAGAETNMHYASDFTRTIPSGGKFTERQRDIYNIVSAANDMATALVKPGITYTSVHLAAVRLITQGLINLGLMMGDPDEAVAAGAHALFMPHGLGHQMGLDVHDMEDLGENYVGYDEVYKRATQFGLKSLRMGKKLRPGHVITNEPGCYFIPALIEKWKSEGINKQFINFSKLEEYYTFGGIRIEDDILVTENGARLLGKKRLPNTPEKIEAEMSR encoded by the coding sequence ATGTTTTCAAAAGATGTATATGCAAAAAGGAGGCGGGAACTTGCCTCAAGAATTAAGTCAGGAGTACTCCTTTTTCTTGGCAACTCAGAAGCCGGAATTAACTATATTGGAAATACTTACAGATTCCGTCAGGATTCTACATTCCTCTATTTCTTCGGGTTGGATGAACCGGATTTATCAGCTGTAATAGATATCGACAGCGGAGAGGAGATTATTTTTGGTAATGATGTTACAATAGATGATATAATTTGGATGGGTCCCCAGCCACTAATGTCAGAGAAGGCTTCACTGGTTGGTGTTAGAAATGTCAGGCCGGCCGCTCAACTGGAAGAGTATCTTTCAAGAGCAAAGTCTCTGGGCAGAGATGTTCATTTCCTCCCTCCATACAGATATTATAATCAGATACAGTTATTTAAATTACTCCAGGCCCCTTTTGACAAGCAGAGAGAGCTTGCATCGGAAGAGTTCATTAAAGGGGTAGTTGCCCTGAGAGAGATAAAAGACTCTCTGGAGATTGCTGAGCTTGATAAGGCTGCCGATATAGGATACGCAATGCACTATACAGCTATGAGAATGGCAAAACCGGGTATAGTTGAGCAAGAGCTCGTAGGGCTGATGGAGGGTATTGCAATCTCTAACGGCCATATGCCATCCTTTCCCATTATATTATCGCAGAACGGAGAGACGCTTCATAATCATACACATCATCAGACACTGACAGATGGTCGTCTTCTTGTAATTGATGCCGGTGCAGAGACAAATATGCACTATGCATCTGATTTTACAAGAACAATTCCTTCTGGCGGTAAGTTTACAGAGAGGCAAAGAGATATTTACAACATTGTTTCTGCTGCAAATGATATGGCAACCGCACTTGTAAAACCGGGAATAACCTATACCTCTGTCCATCTTGCTGCCGTAAGACTCATTACTCAAGGTCTTATAAATCTCGGCCTTATGATGGGTGACCCCGATGAGGCTGTTGCAGCCGGAGCACACGCACTCTTTATGCCACACGGACTCGGCCACCAGATGGGGCTTGATGTGCACGATATGGAGGATCTTGGGGAGAATTATGTAGGATACGATGAGGTGTACAAAAGAGCTACACAGTTTGGTCTTAAGTCTCTGAGGATGGGTAAGAAGCTCCGTCCGGGCCATGTAATAACAAACGAACCCGGCTGCTACTTTATACCTGCCCTTATTGAAAAATGGAAGAGTGAAGGTATAAACAAACAGTTTATTAACTTCTCAAAGCTTGAGGAGTACTATACATTCGGAGGTATCCGCATTGAGGATGATATTCTCGTAACAGAGAACGGCGCCAGACTGCTTGGTAAAAAGAGACTTCCAAATACTCCTGAAAAAATTGAGGCAGAGATGTCCCGTTAA
- a CDS encoding SusD/RagB family nutrient-binding outer membrane lipoprotein codes for MKYIKSIMTLCVISLMSLSLVSCSDWLNINVDPENPSSESATYQTRLAHIEFYTNSATQFAAWRSNMSTGDWTRYFNGGTYWSMSFWSPQVGAVTTPYQWWFVGAASNISYMYDKAMEAGAWHYAGVAKVIRAYGFMLMTDLYGEMPYTDAVGENATPKYDNGKTIYLGCLNELNEGLELLAKTQDSKLPTLAEGDFWNNGDVAKWIKFGNLLKARYLVKLSKKAAGNYLDGKYDAAAILDALSKGPQSNADNTIIYHTDDNGTTHDVLGWNEPVDYSPIYSVCGMNAGYMVTDMLYKNLTNFAGSGVEDPRADKIIPWAVSQKSDSSPAGIKWSGKWRRSLGVDIVTNNSPNLNGGPLRAGYTAAKHWWIDSSSPARKGDTVYVEATSTSKGYAAKQDLLFRRDGTDASKESGSFYSRVSSPTYLGTYSEACFIKAEVLFNQGNATAAFTAYKEGVKASMEQMNVTLNSWIAGDPSLADCPSFTPMSQADMDYFLNNGIGTAGNLTLGKILTQKRIALHYSVEIWNDMRRYDFDEDLFHNWGIPAYHAVNAAAQKGIPNGKHYRRWIQCSHELNYNAANLHAIGAEVPGANMGLTQWNSADDIWTIPVWWDSDQQ; via the coding sequence ATGAAATATATTAAATCAATAATGACTTTGTGTGTCATAAGCTTGATGTCACTTTCACTGGTCTCTTGCAGCGACTGGCTCAATATAAATGTTGATCCTGAAAATCCTTCTTCTGAAAGTGCTACATATCAAACTCGTCTGGCACATATCGAATTTTATACCAACTCGGCAACTCAGTTTGCTGCTTGGCGTTCAAATATGTCCACAGGTGATTGGACCAGATACTTTAATGGAGGTACATACTGGAGCATGTCTTTCTGGAGTCCTCAAGTGGGAGCTGTGACCACACCATATCAGTGGTGGTTTGTAGGTGCTGCAAGTAACATTTCCTATATGTATGACAAAGCTATGGAGGCGGGAGCCTGGCATTATGCCGGAGTAGCTAAAGTTATCCGTGCATATGGATTTATGTTAATGACTGACCTTTATGGTGAAATGCCTTACACTGATGCAGTGGGTGAAAATGCAACTCCTAAATATGATAATGGAAAAACCATATACCTGGGCTGCTTAAATGAATTAAACGAAGGACTTGAACTTCTTGCTAAAACTCAGGATTCAAAACTTCCAACGTTGGCAGAGGGTGACTTTTGGAATAATGGGGATGTTGCCAAATGGATAAAATTTGGTAATTTGCTTAAGGCACGCTACTTGGTAAAACTAAGTAAAAAAGCGGCCGGAAACTATCTTGATGGTAAATATGACGCTGCGGCAATTCTTGATGCCCTTTCAAAAGGTCCTCAAAGCAATGCCGATAATACAATTATTTATCATACAGATGACAATGGTACAACTCATGACGTTCTTGGATGGAATGAACCTGTTGACTACTCTCCAATATATTCTGTTTGTGGTATGAATGCCGGTTATATGGTAACAGATATGCTATATAAAAACCTTACCAATTTTGCAGGTAGTGGTGTTGAAGACCCTCGTGCAGATAAAATTATTCCTTGGGCTGTTTCACAAAAGTCTGATAGCTCACCTGCTGGAATTAAATGGAGTGGTAAGTGGAGACGTTCACTTGGAGTTGATATTGTCACAAATAATTCTCCAAATCTTAATGGTGGGCCGCTAAGAGCCGGTTACACTGCAGCGAAGCATTGGTGGATTGATTCTTCTTCTCCGGCTAGAAAGGGTGATACTGTTTATGTAGAGGCCACAAGCACATCTAAAGGTTACGCTGCTAAGCAAGATCTACTTTTCAGAAGAGACGGAACTGATGCATCAAAGGAATCAGGCTCATTCTACTCAAGAGTTTCTTCCCCAACATACCTGGGTACATACTCAGAAGCTTGCTTTATAAAAGCAGAAGTATTATTCAACCAAGGTAATGCTACTGCTGCATTCACTGCATACAAAGAGGGTGTTAAGGCAAGTATGGAGCAAATGAATGTGACTCTTAACTCTTGGATCGCAGGAGATCCAAGCCTAGCAGATTGTCCTTCATTTACTCCTATGAGTCAGGCCGATATGGATTATTTCTTGAATAATGGTATTGGTACTGCAGGCAATCTTACTCTAGGTAAGATTCTTACTCAAAAACGAATTGCTCTACACTACTCAGTTGAAATCTGGAATGATATGCGTCGTTATGACTTTGATGAAGACTTATTCCACAATTGGGGTATTCCTGCATATCACGCTGTTAATGCAGCTGCGCAAAAAGGAATTCCTAACGGTAAACACTACCGCCGTTGGATTCAATGCTCACATGAACTTAACTACAACGCAGCAAATCTTCATGCAATAGGAGCAGAAGTTCCGGGTGCTAATATGGGGCTTACTCAATGGAATAGTGCTGATGATATTTGGACTATTCCGGTATGGTGGGATTCTGATCAGCAGTAA